One Myxococcales bacterium genomic window carries:
- a CDS encoding prephenate dehydrogenase/arogenate dehydrogenase family protein, producing MTTSLDELRAELAAIDRDLLIAVARRQELAQQIGRIKQAAGVPVRDFRQERDVLERARAAAAGLGLAPALGEELMLTLIRASLTAQERDRVASTGTGTGGGRRVLVIGGAGRIGRWFARFLAAQGYAVDIADPAGAVDGFPCVADWRTLTLDHEVIIVAAPMPATAAILHELAAAPPPGVVFDVGSLKSPLRAGLKALAAAGGRVTSVHPMFGPDTELLSGRHVIFIDVGDPAATAVARELFASTMATVVEMDLESHDRLIAYVLGLSHALNIAFFTALAESGEAAPRLATLSSTTFDAQLRVAGAVAAENPDLYFEIQHLNDYGTESLSALLYAIERLRSVVRAGDEAGFRALMERGRAYLDTRPR from the coding sequence ATGACCACGAGCCTCGACGAGCTGCGGGCCGAGCTGGCGGCGATCGATCGCGACCTGCTGATCGCGGTGGCGCGGCGGCAGGAGCTGGCCCAGCAGATCGGGCGCATCAAGCAGGCCGCCGGCGTGCCGGTGCGCGACTTCCGGCAGGAGCGCGACGTGCTCGAGCGGGCCCGGGCCGCGGCCGCGGGCCTGGGGCTGGCGCCGGCCCTGGGCGAGGAGCTGATGCTGACGTTGATCCGCGCGTCGCTGACCGCCCAGGAGCGCGATCGCGTGGCCTCGACCGGGACCGGCACCGGCGGCGGGCGGCGGGTGCTGGTGATCGGCGGCGCCGGGCGGATCGGCCGCTGGTTCGCGCGGTTCCTCGCGGCCCAGGGCTACGCGGTCGACATCGCCGATCCGGCCGGCGCCGTCGACGGCTTCCCGTGCGTCGCCGACTGGCGCACGCTGACGCTCGACCACGAGGTCATCATCGTCGCGGCGCCGATGCCGGCGACCGCGGCGATCCTGCACGAGCTGGCGGCGGCGCCGCCGCCGGGGGTGGTGTTCGACGTCGGCTCGCTCAAGAGCCCGCTGCGGGCCGGCCTCAAGGCGCTGGCCGCGGCCGGCGGGCGCGTCACCTCGGTCCACCCGATGTTCGGCCCCGACACCGAGCTGCTCAGCGGCCGCCACGTGATCTTCATCGACGTCGGCGATCCGGCCGCGACCGCGGTCGCGCGCGAGCTGTTCGCGTCGACGATGGCCACGGTCGTCGAGATGGATCTCGAGAGCCACGACCGGCTGATCGCGTACGTGCTCGGCCTGTCGCACGCGCTCAACATCGCGTTCTTCACCGCGCTGGCCGAGAGCGGCGAGGCCGCGCCCCGGCTGGCGACGTTGTCGTCGACGACGTTCGACGCCCAGCTCCGGGTCGCGGGCGCGGTCGCGGCCGAGAACCCCGATCTGTACTTCGAGATCCAGCACCTCAACGACTACGGCACCGAGTCGCTGTCGGCGCTGCTGTACGCGATCGAGCGGCTGCGCTCGGTGGTGCGCGCCGGCGACGAGGCCGGCTTCCGCGCGCTGATGGAGCGCGGCCGCGCCTACCTCGACACGCGGCCGCGCTGA
- a CDS encoding DsbA family protein, with the protein MTLRSRLRGAAISTFLGADAARHGLADLKRRVTGGARAVDFYFDLADPASYLAAQAAQRLAAAYPMPIRFHLVSGPAADVDPAPALRLAYAVKDAHELTARVDLDFPGKKPAEPAILKRAHQILLRPRPDAEQLAVALEVAKAVWTSDPKEVTALMGRHGNDDQMSVAPFLATAYGKLRAAGFYQGASFSYGGEWYLGVERLPYLEARLAADTGVTAPPVLTPRSPGPPQRLAVGAGRLVLEVWYSFRSPYSYLAIAQLGALAADLDVDLRLRPLLPLVERGAQMPSMKKMYIARDAHREAARLGIPFGHIADPLGAGARNAIAIQRVATAAGRGLAFAESAMRGIWAEALDVASYVDLRTVVERAGLSWDDARAALADEAWQTEVADAAADLNAAGLWGVPSFKVGDYATWGNDRLPHVAERIRGHRRALAEAPPPPA; encoded by the coding sequence ATGACCCTCCGCTCACGCCTCCGCGGCGCCGCCATCTCCACCTTCCTCGGCGCCGACGCCGCCCGCCACGGCCTCGCCGATCTCAAGCGCCGCGTCACCGGCGGCGCGCGCGCGGTCGACTTCTACTTCGACCTCGCCGATCCCGCCAGCTACCTCGCGGCCCAGGCCGCCCAGCGCCTCGCGGCCGCGTACCCGATGCCAATCCGCTTTCACCTGGTGTCGGGCCCGGCCGCCGACGTCGACCCGGCGCCGGCGCTGCGCCTGGCCTACGCCGTCAAGGACGCCCACGAGCTGACCGCGCGCGTCGACCTCGACTTCCCCGGCAAGAAGCCGGCCGAGCCGGCCATCCTCAAGCGCGCCCACCAGATCCTGCTCCGGCCCCGCCCCGACGCCGAGCAGCTCGCGGTGGCGCTCGAGGTCGCCAAGGCGGTCTGGACCAGCGATCCCAAGGAGGTGACCGCGCTCATGGGCCGCCACGGCAACGACGACCAGATGTCGGTCGCGCCGTTCCTGGCGACCGCGTACGGCAAGCTCCGCGCCGCCGGGTTCTACCAGGGCGCGTCGTTCAGCTACGGCGGCGAGTGGTACCTCGGGGTCGAGCGCCTGCCCTACCTCGAGGCCCGGCTCGCCGCCGACACCGGCGTCACCGCGCCGCCGGTGCTGACGCCCCGGTCGCCGGGCCCGCCGCAGCGGCTGGCGGTCGGCGCCGGGCGGCTGGTGCTCGAGGTCTGGTACTCGTTCCGGTCGCCGTACTCGTACCTGGCGATCGCGCAGCTCGGCGCGCTGGCCGCCGACCTCGACGTCGACCTGCGCCTGCGCCCCCTGCTGCCGCTGGTCGAGCGGGGCGCGCAGATGCCGAGCATGAAGAAGATGTACATCGCGCGCGACGCCCACCGCGAGGCCGCGCGCCTGGGCATCCCGTTCGGGCACATCGCCGATCCGCTCGGCGCCGGCGCCCGCAACGCGATCGCGATCCAGCGCGTCGCCACCGCCGCCGGCCGCGGCCTGGCGTTCGCCGAGTCGGCGATGCGCGGCATCTGGGCCGAGGCCCTCGACGTCGCCAGCTACGTCGATCTGCGCACGGTGGTCGAGCGCGCCGGGCTGTCGTGGGACGACGCGCGCGCGGCCCTGGCCGACGAGGCCTGGCAGACCGAGGTCGCCGACGCGGCGGCCGATCTCAACGCCGCCGGGCTGTGGGGCGTGCCGAGCTTCAAGGTCGGCGACTACGCGACCTGGGGCAACGATCGCCTCCCGCACGTCGCCGAGCGCATCCGCGGCCATCGGCGCGCGCTGGCCGAGGCGCCGCCGCCGCCGGCGTGA
- a CDS encoding isopenicillin N synthase family oxygenase, with protein sequence MTATSIPIVDVHDWQGDDAARARFVRGVGESLADIGFFALANHGVPAEDTQLAYDTAREFFALPPATKAAYHRAGAKGQRGYTGFGTEHAKDAQAADLKEFWQVGRVDVPDTHEVHQPFGPNLWPDDDVAGFRPVMTALYRALDQLGRICLEAAALYLDEPASTFAAMADDSDTIVRVIYYPPTIDAPAGAVRSAAHEDINLITLLSGATSEGLELLRRDGTWMPVHVSFDHIVVDSGDMLQNVTNGLYKSTTHRVVNPRDAASDRYSMPCFIHPRKSVDLTPMASAVARTGGAARYPSLDAGAYLIQRLAEIGLG encoded by the coding sequence ATGACCGCCACCTCGATCCCGATCGTCGACGTCCATGACTGGCAGGGCGACGACGCGGCCCGGGCCCGGTTCGTGCGCGGGGTCGGCGAGTCGCTGGCGGACATCGGCTTCTTCGCGCTGGCCAACCACGGCGTCCCCGCCGAGGACACCCAGCTCGCCTACGACACCGCGCGCGAGTTCTTCGCGCTGCCGCCGGCCACGAAGGCCGCGTACCACCGCGCCGGCGCCAAGGGCCAGCGCGGCTACACCGGGTTCGGCACCGAGCACGCCAAGGACGCCCAGGCCGCCGACCTCAAGGAGTTCTGGCAGGTCGGCCGGGTCGACGTCCCCGACACGCACGAGGTCCACCAGCCGTTCGGCCCCAACCTGTGGCCCGACGACGACGTCGCCGGGTTCCGCCCGGTCATGACCGCGCTCTACCGCGCGCTCGACCAGCTCGGGCGCATCTGCCTCGAGGCCGCGGCGCTGTACCTCGACGAGCCGGCCTCGACCTTCGCGGCGATGGCCGACGACAGCGACACGATCGTGCGGGTGATCTACTACCCGCCGACGATCGACGCGCCGGCCGGGGCCGTGCGCTCGGCCGCCCACGAGGACATCAACCTGATCACGCTGCTGTCGGGCGCGACGTCCGAGGGCCTCGAGCTCCTGCGCCGCGACGGCACCTGGATGCCGGTCCACGTGTCGTTCGATCACATCGTCGTCGACTCGGGCGACATGCTGCAGAACGTGACCAACGGGCTCTACAAGTCGACCACCCACCGCGTCGTCAACCCGCGCGACGCCGCGAGCGATCGCTACTCGATGCCGTGCTTCATCCACCCGCGCAAGTCGGTCGATCTGACGCCGATGGCGTCGGCCGTCGCCCGCACCGGCGGCGCGGCCCGCTACCCCAGCCTCGACGCCGGGGCCTACCTGATCCAGCGCCTCGCCGAGATCGGGCTCGGGTGA
- a CDS encoding DUF3108 domain-containing protein: MVRIALACSVIFAAACGSSSAPVAAPDPGGGGSGTDSGPLGAAPPEVVANPGEQMIYRISLHGLDVAEFTVTVGAMAQLDGQTTIPVQTHAVSSPLLTLFHKVDDTLATWIDPATGKPVAFQAKEMASAKSDAVEETDVRYAPGKFLVKVLRDGQPVDAEQVVLHEVYDVPSMLVFVRGWDADIGTRTTVDVMRSRTAWRVDFVIAAHEGVTTSIGDLQAVRYDGEGVRILRDGSVDPASDRRRFSMWISDDADRVPVRLVAHTDYGDIRMELVDYRAE, translated from the coding sequence GTGGTCCGCATCGCGCTCGCTTGCTCTGTGATCTTCGCCGCCGCGTGCGGCTCGTCGTCAGCCCCGGTCGCGGCGCCGGATCCCGGCGGCGGCGGGAGCGGGACCGACTCCGGGCCGCTCGGCGCGGCCCCGCCCGAGGTGGTGGCCAACCCGGGCGAGCAGATGATCTACCGGATCAGCCTGCACGGCCTCGACGTGGCCGAGTTCACCGTGACCGTCGGCGCGATGGCGCAGCTCGACGGGCAGACCACCATCCCGGTCCAGACCCACGCGGTCAGCTCGCCGCTGCTCACGTTGTTCCACAAGGTCGACGACACCCTCGCGACCTGGATCGATCCCGCGACCGGCAAGCCGGTGGCGTTCCAGGCCAAGGAGATGGCCTCGGCCAAGAGCGACGCGGTCGAGGAGACCGACGTCCGCTACGCGCCCGGCAAGTTCCTGGTGAAGGTGCTGCGCGACGGCCAGCCGGTCGACGCCGAGCAGGTGGTCCTGCACGAGGTCTACGACGTGCCGTCGATGCTGGTGTTCGTGCGCGGCTGGGACGCCGACATCGGCACCCGCACCACCGTCGACGTGATGCGCAGCCGCACGGCCTGGCGGGTCGACTTCGTCATCGCCGCCCACGAGGGCGTCACCACCTCGATCGGCGACCTGCAGGCGGTCCGCTACGACGGCGAGGGCGTCCGGATCCTGCGCGACGGCAGCGTCGACCCGGCCTCGGATCGGCGCCGGTTCTCGATGTGGATCTCCGACGACGCCGACCGGGTGCCGGTGCGCCTGGTCGCGCACACCGACTACGGCGACATCCGCATGGAGCTGGTCGACTATCGCGCGGAGTAA
- a CDS encoding NUDIX hydrolase: protein MARTPTPTWYFALAVVRLGHRFLLTQERKYGASWSIPGGRVEPGETMTAAAVRECVEETDVPVRLDGIYRIEHAANGATSRVRVIFAASPCDDTPPKSVADDESLKAAWLTLEEIAELPLRGADLRRLLESVADGLPVVPLDVLGDELSI from the coding sequence ATGGCGCGGACGCCCACGCCGACCTGGTACTTCGCTCTGGCGGTGGTGCGCCTGGGGCATCGGTTCCTGCTGACCCAGGAGCGCAAGTACGGCGCGAGCTGGTCGATCCCGGGCGGGCGGGTCGAGCCGGGCGAGACCATGACGGCGGCCGCGGTCCGCGAGTGCGTCGAGGAGACCGACGTCCCGGTGCGGCTCGACGGGATCTACCGGATCGAGCACGCCGCCAACGGCGCGACCTCGCGGGTGCGGGTGATCTTCGCCGCCAGCCCGTGCGACGACACGCCGCCCAAGTCGGTGGCCGACGACGAGTCGCTCAAGGCCGCGTGGCTGACCCTCGAGGAGATCGCCGAGCTGCCGCTGCGCGGGGCCGATCTGCGGCGGCTGCTCGAGAGCGTGGCCGACGGGCTGCCGGTGGTCCCGCTCGACGTGCTGGGCGACGAGCTGTCGATCTGA
- a CDS encoding asparaginase — translation MKKRIALISTGGTIEKTYDELSGVLANRISVLDVMLASLELRGVEVRRVQLMNKDSLEMVPEDHTLIAETAESMARATDGVIVVHGTDRLQHSGEKLVELFGTPRSPVVFTGAMRPYALRSTDALQNLTEALLAVQLLPPGVYVSMHNQVLAFPGVVKDRQAGTFTKLAPGP, via the coding sequence ATGAAGAAACGCATCGCCCTCATCTCCACCGGCGGCACGATCGAGAAGACCTACGACGAGCTGTCGGGGGTGCTCGCCAACCGGATCTCGGTCCTCGACGTCATGCTGGCGTCGCTCGAGCTGCGCGGCGTCGAGGTCCGGCGGGTCCAGCTGATGAACAAGGACAGCCTCGAGATGGTCCCCGAGGACCACACGCTGATCGCCGAGACCGCCGAGAGCATGGCCCGGGCCACCGACGGCGTGATCGTGGTCCACGGCACCGACCGCCTGCAGCACTCGGGCGAGAAGCTGGTCGAGCTGTTCGGCACGCCCCGGTCCCCGGTGGTGTTCACCGGCGCGATGCGCCCGTACGCGCTGCGCTCGACCGACGCGCTCCAGAACCTGACCGAGGCGCTGCTCGCGGTGCAGCTCCTGCCGCCCGGGGTCTACGTCTCGATGCACAACCAGGTGCTGGCGTTCCCGGGCGTCGTCAAGGATCGCCAGGCCGGCACGTTCACCAAGCTCGCCCCCGGGCCGTAG
- a CDS encoding SlyX family protein: MTESLADTVTELEIRLAYQDRLVAALDEVVRALHDRVANLEKELRELRESTLAGPMIGPANEPPPHY; this comes from the coding sequence ATGACCGAGTCGCTCGCCGACACCGTCACTGAACTCGAGATCCGCCTGGCCTACCAGGATCGCCTCGTGGCCGCGCTCGACGAGGTCGTGCGCGCCCTCCACGATCGGGTCGCGAACCTCGAGAAGGAGCTGCGCGAGCTGCGCGAGAGCACCCTCGCCGGCCCGATGATCGGCCCCGCCAACGAGCCGCCGCCGCACTATTGA
- a CDS encoding thioredoxin domain-containing protein, translating to MRKVLLSITAAALLLGCQQDKKDPAWNNGARPQGAAARGPVSGPVSGDAEARIARLEKKLDKISAFLKQAVPPELDTNQTYAVPIEPNDPVIGAKDAKVTIVEAYEFLCPYCAMIAPTMEQLLAAYPNDVRIVSKYMLIHGAPAAPAGLAMCAAGKQGKQGEMQKALWGKIWPQGPGNANRDQATPEAIAQHATELGLNVEQFKTDMNGPECQAWMQQSGRTLQQFGVGGTPSFFINGKPAKAGDLASFKALVDEELKTATNSGIPAGEYYDKAIIAKGAKKAVMISPFDD from the coding sequence ATGCGCAAGGTCCTCCTCTCGATCACCGCCGCGGCTCTGCTCCTCGGCTGCCAGCAAGACAAGAAAGATCCGGCCTGGAACAACGGTGCCCGGCCGCAAGGCGCCGCGGCCCGCGGCCCGGTCAGCGGCCCGGTCAGCGGCGACGCCGAGGCCCGCATCGCGCGCCTGGAGAAGAAGCTCGACAAGATCTCGGCCTTCCTCAAGCAGGCGGTCCCGCCCGAGCTCGACACCAACCAGACCTACGCGGTGCCGATCGAGCCCAACGATCCCGTGATCGGCGCCAAGGACGCGAAGGTCACGATCGTCGAGGCCTACGAGTTCCTGTGCCCGTACTGCGCGATGATCGCCCCGACCATGGAGCAGCTCCTGGCGGCGTACCCGAACGACGTGCGCATCGTCTCGAAGTACATGCTCATCCACGGCGCCCCGGCGGCGCCCGCGGGCCTCGCGATGTGCGCGGCCGGCAAGCAGGGCAAGCAGGGCGAGATGCAGAAGGCGCTGTGGGGCAAGATCTGGCCGCAGGGCCCGGGCAACGCCAACCGCGACCAGGCCACCCCCGAGGCGATCGCGCAGCACGCGACCGAGCTCGGCCTCAACGTCGAGCAGTTCAAGACCGACATGAACGGCCCCGAGTGCCAGGCCTGGATGCAGCAGAGCGGTCGCACCCTGCAGCAGTTCGGCGTCGGCGGCACGCCGTCGTTCTTCATCAACGGCAAGCCGGCCAAGGCCGGCGACCTGGCCTCGTTCAAGGCCCTGGTCGACGAGGAGCTCAAGACCGCGACCAACAGCGGCATCCCGGCCGGCGAGTACTACGACAAGGCCATCATCGCCAAGGGCGCGAAGAAGGCCGTCATGATCTCTCCGTTCGACGACTGA
- a CDS encoding protein kinase yields MREPRRDEPSETFGSYVLFECLGRGGMATVHRAKQTGIEGFERPVALKRMLPWLTSDPEFVKSFVREARLAAQLRHTNIAQTYDLGKVDGVYFIAMEMIAGRDLREILRQAHNTVGPVPVPIAIHVLFQMCDALDYAHNFRDEQGRALGLVHRDISPANVIVGEDGCAKLVDFGVAKGSTATLATMSGMLKGKFAYMAPEMLQGQVDARCDLFAVGVVAWELLTAKPLFAGGDDMEILQRVTTWDPPPPSSVNPMVPRELDAWVQMALAKNAGRRFQSAAQMRAGLELVARVPSMRATGPDIAAWIAWAFQQKKGNVAPAPVPMSAGVSLAQAHDPSGDSVVVTVERPLSPARAAADSRPPTVRASPQSVGLPTTPPGMGAAQTLLVDDAAVLASTPAPGANDRKATAMFGSGVPVRQSNPSIPVATPARASGPVAVPYQASGPVAVPMPPQPSSAVAVPQSAFERGRSASHPPPTSGAHATMIGAVAPIPVSSPSGRYGSATAPPPMISPSTVPPPMTTPRAMPAQPVYTPPSVPAQPGYTPQAYPVQHPAQGLAAQAGATPGARTVALDDPAASGTPAWATAPRGEHPLRTPEYMNAAAAYSNSELPRGTPAPAMSGPGAAPGLPGPPRKSQVGLVLVVVLGLGAAVGGFFLVQHFL; encoded by the coding sequence ATGCGCGAACCGCGCCGCGATGAACCGTCGGAGACCTTCGGTTCCTACGTGCTCTTCGAGTGCCTGGGACGAGGCGGCATGGCGACGGTCCATCGCGCCAAGCAGACCGGCATCGAGGGCTTCGAGCGCCCGGTCGCGCTCAAGCGCATGCTGCCGTGGCTGACGAGCGACCCCGAGTTCGTCAAGTCGTTCGTGCGCGAGGCCCGGCTGGCGGCGCAGCTCCGCCACACCAACATCGCCCAGACCTACGACCTCGGGAAGGTCGACGGCGTCTACTTCATCGCGATGGAGATGATCGCCGGGCGCGACCTGCGCGAGATCCTCCGCCAGGCCCACAACACCGTCGGGCCGGTGCCGGTGCCGATCGCGATCCACGTGCTGTTCCAGATGTGCGACGCGCTCGACTACGCGCACAACTTCCGCGACGAGCAGGGCCGGGCCCTGGGGCTGGTCCACCGCGACATCTCGCCCGCCAACGTGATCGTCGGCGAGGACGGCTGCGCCAAGCTGGTCGACTTCGGCGTCGCCAAGGGCTCGACCGCGACCCTGGCCACGATGAGCGGCATGCTCAAGGGCAAGTTCGCGTACATGGCGCCCGAGATGCTGCAGGGCCAGGTCGACGCCCGCTGCGATCTGTTCGCGGTCGGCGTGGTCGCGTGGGAGCTGCTCACGGCCAAGCCGCTGTTCGCGGGCGGCGACGACATGGAGATCCTCCAGCGCGTCACCACCTGGGATCCGCCGCCGCCGTCGTCGGTCAACCCGATGGTGCCGCGCGAGCTCGACGCCTGGGTCCAGATGGCGCTGGCCAAGAACGCCGGGCGCCGGTTCCAGTCGGCGGCGCAGATGCGCGCCGGCCTCGAGCTGGTCGCGCGGGTGCCGTCGATGCGCGCGACCGGGCCCGACATCGCGGCGTGGATCGCGTGGGCGTTCCAGCAGAAGAAGGGCAACGTCGCCCCGGCGCCGGTGCCGATGTCGGCGGGCGTGTCGCTCGCGCAAGCGCACGATCCGAGCGGCGACTCGGTGGTCGTGACCGTCGAGCGCCCGCTGAGCCCGGCCCGCGCCGCGGCCGACAGCCGCCCGCCGACGGTGCGCGCGTCGCCGCAGTCGGTCGGCCTGCCGACGACGCCCCCGGGCATGGGCGCGGCCCAGACGCTGCTCGTCGACGACGCCGCGGTGCTCGCGTCGACGCCAGCGCCCGGCGCCAACGATCGCAAGGCGACCGCGATGTTCGGCTCGGGCGTCCCGGTGCGGCAGTCGAACCCGTCGATCCCGGTGGCGACGCCGGCGCGCGCCAGCGGCCCGGTCGCGGTGCCGTACCAGGCCAGCGGCCCGGTCGCGGTGCCGATGCCGCCGCAGCCGAGCAGCGCGGTCGCGGTGCCGCAGAGCGCGTTCGAGCGCGGGCGCTCGGCTAGCCACCCGCCGCCGACCTCGGGCGCCCACGCGACGATGATCGGCGCGGTCGCGCCGATCCCGGTGTCGTCGCCGTCGGGGCGGTACGGCTCGGCGACCGCGCCGCCGCCGATGATCTCCCCCAGCACCGTGCCGCCGCCGATGACGACGCCCCGGGCGATGCCGGCGCAGCCGGTCTACACCCCGCCGAGCGTCCCGGCGCAGCCCGGCTACACCCCGCAGGCGTACCCGGTGCAGCACCCGGCGCAGGGGCTCGCGGCCCAGGCTGGCGCGACGCCTGGCGCGCGGACCGTGGCGCTCGACGACCCGGCGGCCAGCGGCACCCCGGCGTGGGCCACCGCGCCGCGCGGCGAGCACCCGCTGCGCACGCCCGAGTACATGAACGCCGCGGCCGCGTACAGCAACAGCGAGCTCCCCCGCGGCACCCCCGCGCCGGCGATGAGCGGCCCCGGCGCCGCCCCCGGCCTGCCAGGCCCGCCCCGCAAGTCCCAGGTCGGGCTGGTGCTGGTGGTGGTGCTCGGGCTCGGCGCGGCCGTCGGCGGCTTCTTCCTGGTCCAGCACTTCCTGTAA